A single window of Mycolicibacterium madagascariense DNA harbors:
- a CDS encoding TMEM165/GDT1 family protein — protein MLAAVLLSFAVIFIAEMGDKTQLVAMMFALRYRWWVVLAAITVATTAVHVLSVAIGHYLGAALPTHLLGVIAGAMFVFFALWTLRGDSLSDDEASRTEKATAPAFFVVFSAFLLAELGDKTMLATITLAAEHDWVGVWIGSTLGMVVADGLAIVVGAVAGRHLPERLIQIVAAALFLLFGAYMVLENVFRTAPVVVLAGGALGTVAVAAAVLWRLPQRWRPAILRTPGAGAADPRTRCATP, from the coding sequence GTGCTCGCCGCCGTCCTTCTGAGCTTCGCCGTCATCTTCATCGCCGAGATGGGCGACAAGACGCAGCTGGTGGCCATGATGTTCGCGCTGCGCTACCGCTGGTGGGTCGTGCTCGCCGCGATCACCGTCGCCACGACCGCCGTGCACGTGCTGTCGGTAGCGATCGGTCACTATCTCGGCGCCGCGCTGCCGACCCATCTGCTCGGCGTGATCGCGGGTGCCATGTTCGTGTTCTTCGCCCTCTGGACGCTGCGGGGTGATTCGCTGTCCGACGACGAGGCCTCGCGCACCGAGAAGGCCACCGCGCCCGCGTTCTTCGTCGTGTTCTCGGCCTTCCTGCTGGCCGAGCTCGGCGACAAGACCATGCTTGCGACGATAACCCTTGCCGCAGAACACGATTGGGTGGGCGTGTGGATCGGCTCCACACTCGGCATGGTGGTCGCCGACGGGCTTGCCATCGTGGTCGGTGCGGTCGCCGGAAGGCACCTGCCCGAGCGTCTCATTCAGATCGTCGCGGCCGCGCTCTTCCTGCTCTTCGGTGCGTACATGGTGTTGGAGAACGTCTTTCGGACGGCTCCCGTCGTCGTCCTGGCCGGCGGTGCGCTCGGCACCGTCGCGGTCGCCGCCGCAGTGCTGTGGCGGCTGCCCCAGCGGTGGCGCCCGGCCATCCTGCGGACCCCCGGCGCGGGCGCCGCCGACCCTAGAACTCGATGCGCGACCCCATGA
- a CDS encoding potassium transporter Kup — protein sequence MAATHGPPFRAALVVGALGVVFGDIGTSPIYTLQTLFDPSDPHPVPISVDNVYGLVSLIFWSVMIVVTLTYITLVMRADNDGEGGIMALITMLKHGAGNRGRRTATTLAAVGLFGAALFFGDSMITPAISVLSAVEGIKVVTADLEHWIVPITAVIIVALFMVQRHGTAKVGRLFGPVMMLWFISIGACGVKGILGHPEILKALSPTYALSFVFGHFHIAFFALAAVVLAVTGAEALYADMGHFGRRPITLAWLFVVLPACVLNYFGQGALILGDQSLVSAPFFLLIPHWARLPMVLLATAATIIASQAVITGAFSVAAQAAKLGLLPRLRIIHTSASAYGQVYVPAINWMLMVSVLILVFAFESSAKLAYAYGMAVIGTITIVTLLFFYLARTRWGTPLWMVVIGGGALLTVDLLFLAANLTKLVHGAWLPLLIAVTAWTVMMTWERGRKLVTAARDAAEGPLREFVDGLSTCDPPLTRVPGTGVFLNRGNRTAPLAMRANVEHNHTRHEHVVILAVETMPVPRVPEAERLEVDELGFASDGIIHVTAKFGYMEPSDVPQALRLLDPSQTEGELDIDEASYFLSKLELDPSPEPTMAQWRKSLFIATSYLTSDATDFFHLPRDRTVIMGSRIEF from the coding sequence GTGGCCGCCACGCACGGACCGCCGTTCCGCGCGGCGCTCGTGGTCGGCGCGCTCGGCGTCGTCTTCGGCGACATCGGCACCAGCCCCATCTACACGCTGCAGACCCTGTTCGACCCCAGCGATCCCCATCCCGTGCCGATCAGCGTCGACAACGTCTACGGTCTGGTCTCGCTGATCTTCTGGTCGGTGATGATCGTCGTCACCCTGACCTACATCACCCTGGTGATGCGCGCCGACAACGACGGCGAGGGCGGCATCATGGCGCTGATCACGATGCTCAAGCACGGCGCAGGCAACCGCGGTAGGCGCACCGCGACGACGCTGGCCGCCGTCGGCCTGTTCGGAGCGGCGCTGTTCTTCGGCGACAGCATGATCACGCCCGCGATCTCGGTGCTGTCGGCCGTCGAGGGCATCAAGGTGGTCACCGCCGACCTGGAGCACTGGATCGTGCCCATCACGGCGGTCATCATCGTGGCGCTGTTCATGGTGCAGCGACATGGCACCGCGAAGGTGGGCCGCTTGTTCGGTCCGGTGATGATGCTGTGGTTCATCTCGATCGGCGCCTGCGGCGTCAAGGGCATCCTCGGCCATCCGGAGATCCTCAAGGCGCTCTCGCCGACCTACGCGCTGTCATTCGTCTTCGGACACTTTCACATTGCGTTCTTCGCGCTGGCGGCCGTGGTCCTCGCGGTCACCGGCGCCGAGGCCCTCTACGCCGACATGGGCCACTTCGGTCGGCGGCCGATCACCCTGGCGTGGCTGTTCGTGGTCCTCCCGGCCTGCGTGCTGAACTACTTCGGGCAGGGCGCGCTCATCCTCGGCGATCAGAGCTTGGTGAGCGCGCCGTTCTTCCTCCTGATCCCGCACTGGGCCCGGCTGCCCATGGTCCTGTTGGCCACCGCGGCGACCATCATCGCGTCGCAGGCCGTCATCACCGGGGCGTTCTCGGTGGCGGCCCAGGCGGCGAAACTCGGTCTGCTCCCCCGGCTCAGGATCATCCACACCTCGGCGTCGGCCTACGGTCAGGTCTACGTGCCGGCGATCAACTGGATGCTGATGGTGTCGGTCCTGATCCTGGTGTTCGCCTTCGAGAGCTCGGCCAAGCTGGCCTACGCCTACGGCATGGCCGTCATCGGGACCATCACCATCGTCACCCTGCTGTTCTTCTATCTGGCCAGGACGCGGTGGGGGACGCCGCTGTGGATGGTCGTGATCGGCGGCGGCGCCCTGCTGACGGTGGATCTGCTGTTCCTGGCGGCCAACCTCACCAAGCTGGTGCACGGCGCGTGGCTGCCGCTGCTGATCGCGGTGACGGCGTGGACGGTCATGATGACGTGGGAGCGCGGCCGCAAGCTGGTGACGGCGGCCCGCGACGCCGCCGAGGGCCCGCTGCGCGAGTTCGTCGACGGGCTCTCGACCTGTGACCCGCCGTTGACGCGGGTTCCCGGCACCGGGGTCTTCCTCAACCGCGGCAACCGGACCGCCCCCCTGGCCATGCGCGCGAACGTCGAGCACAACCACACCAGGCACGAGCACGTCGTCATCCTCGCCGTGGAGACCATGCCCGTCCCCCGGGTGCCGGAGGCCGAGCGGCTGGAGGTCGACGAGCTCGGCTTCGCCAGCGACGGCATCATCCACGTGACGGCGAAGTTCGGCTACATGGAGCCGTCCGACGTGCCGCAGGCGCTGCGGCTACTGGACCCGTCGCAGACCGAGGGCGAGCTCGACATCGACGAGGCGTCGTACTTCCTGTCGAAGCTGGAGCTCGATCCCAGCCCGGAACCGACCATGGCGCAGTGGCGCAAGAGCCTGTTCATCGCGACGTCGTACCTCACCTCGGATGCGACGGACTTCTTCCACCTGCCCCGCGACCGGACGGTGATCATGGGGTCGCGCATCGAGTTCTAG
- a CDS encoding WhiB family transcriptional regulator, whose amino-acid sequence MNPSPSAPRPLLEDWTWQSRGSCRRAAPEVFFPEDAGRSGLRAREEQAKQICRRCPVLLRCREYALTVGETYGVWGAMSARERTRVFAEGA is encoded by the coding sequence GTGAATCCTTCACCGTCGGCGCCACGCCCGCTGCTCGAGGACTGGACGTGGCAATCGCGAGGCAGCTGCCGGCGGGCAGCGCCGGAGGTCTTCTTCCCCGAGGACGCCGGCCGGTCGGGGCTGCGTGCGCGCGAGGAGCAGGCCAAGCAGATCTGCCGTCGGTGCCCCGTGCTGCTGCGCTGCCGGGAGTACGCGCTCACCGTCGGCGAGACCTACGGCGTCTGGGGCGCGATGTCGGCGCGCGAGCGCACCCGGGTGTTCGCCGAGGGCGCCTGA
- a CDS encoding NtaA/DmoA family FMN-dependent monooxygenase (This protein belongs to a clade of FMN-dependent monooxygenases, within a broader family of flavin-dependent oxidoreductases, the luciferase-like monooxygenase (LMM) family, some of whose members use coenzyme F420 rather than FMN.) — translation MSKPVKQIHLAAHFPGVNNTTVWSDPASGSHIDFASFVHFAQTAERGKFDFMFLAEGLRLREQNGLIYDLDVVGRPDTFTVLAALAAVTDRLGLTGTINSTFNEPYEVARQFASLDHLSGGRAAWNVVTSWDAFTGENFRRGGFLAEDQRYERAESFLDAAHTLFDSWHGDEIVADKQTGTFLSDPTAGKFSYSNAHFDIGGRFNVPRSPQGRPVIFQAGDSDRGREFAAAAADAIFSRHGTLEDGQAFYADVKGRLPKYGRQRDQLLILPAATFVLGDTDAEAAELAQQVRLAQVSPQTAIKFLEQLWNRDLSDHDPDGPLPAIDPLVGENTISRGRASVRMHRDPIAVANEWRAKAQAQNLTTRELIVEVTGRQNFIGSAATIAARIDELVQADASDGFILVPHVTPGGLDPFVDQVVPLLQERGVFRTDYEGTTLRDHLGLASPDRAGAAARAG, via the coding sequence ATGTCCAAGCCCGTCAAGCAGATTCATCTCGCGGCGCACTTTCCCGGCGTCAACAACACGACCGTCTGGAGCGATCCGGCGTCGGGCAGTCACATCGACTTCGCGTCGTTCGTACACTTCGCCCAGACCGCCGAGCGCGGGAAGTTCGACTTCATGTTCCTCGCCGAGGGTCTGCGCCTGCGCGAGCAGAACGGCCTCATCTACGACCTCGACGTCGTGGGCCGGCCCGACACGTTCACCGTGTTGGCCGCCCTTGCGGCCGTGACGGACCGGCTCGGGCTGACGGGCACCATCAACTCCACCTTCAACGAGCCCTACGAAGTCGCCCGACAGTTCGCCTCACTCGATCACCTATCCGGAGGCCGGGCCGCCTGGAACGTCGTGACGTCGTGGGATGCGTTCACGGGTGAGAACTTTCGGCGCGGCGGCTTCCTGGCGGAGGATCAGCGCTACGAGCGCGCCGAGAGCTTCCTCGACGCGGCGCACACGCTCTTCGACTCCTGGCACGGTGACGAGATCGTCGCCGACAAGCAGACCGGCACCTTCCTGAGCGATCCGACCGCGGGTAAGTTCTCCTACTCCAACGCGCACTTCGACATCGGCGGCCGCTTCAACGTGCCCCGCAGCCCACAGGGCAGGCCCGTCATCTTCCAGGCGGGCGACTCCGATCGCGGCCGCGAATTCGCCGCTGCCGCAGCCGATGCCATCTTCTCCCGCCACGGCACGCTGGAGGACGGCCAGGCGTTCTACGCCGACGTCAAGGGCCGGCTGCCCAAGTACGGCAGGCAGCGCGATCAGCTGCTGATCCTGCCGGCCGCGACGTTCGTCCTCGGCGACACCGACGCCGAGGCGGCCGAGCTCGCCCAGCAGGTCCGCCTGGCCCAGGTGTCACCGCAGACCGCCATCAAGTTCCTCGAACAGCTGTGGAACCGCGACCTGTCCGATCACGACCCCGACGGCCCGCTGCCCGCGATCGACCCGCTCGTCGGGGAGAACACGATCTCCCGCGGCCGGGCCAGCGTGCGGATGCACCGGGACCCGATCGCCGTCGCGAACGAGTGGCGCGCGAAGGCACAGGCCCAGAACCTGACGACCCGCGAGCTCATCGTGGAGGTCACCGGTCGCCAGAACTTCATCGGCTCGGCCGCGACGATCGCCGCGCGGATCGACGAGCTGGTCCAGGCCGACGCCAGCGACGGCTTCATCCTGGTGCCGCACGTGACGCCGGGCGGCCTGGACCCGTTCGTCGACCAGGTGGTGCCGCTCCTGCAGGAGCGCGGGGTGTTCCGCACCGACTACGAGGGCACGACCCTGCGCGACCACCTCGGCCTGGCCAGTCCCGACCGAGCCGGAGCGGCCGCCCGGGCCGGGTGA
- a CDS encoding LLM class flavin-dependent oxidoreductase — translation MSATVSGSRTRLHLAVALDGTGWHPASWREPEARPTELLTPGYWTDLVGEAERGLLDAVTFEDGLTLQFDNPLRADERTDRVRGRLDAVLIAARVAPTTRHIGLIPTVIVTHTEPFHASKAIATLDYVSSGRAGVRVQVTASQEAARHFGRRSVPDDAGELFTEAADYVEVTRRLWDSWEDDAEIRDVSTGRFIDRNKLHYVDFQGAYFSVKGPSITPRPPQGQPIVAALGHGAPAYGLIASSTDVGFVTPHGAADTTAIVDDIAARRGSGTPVRVLADLVVFLGDTAEAARARRERLDEWLGRQYISDAEVFVGTPTELADLVEEWHAAGAYGFRLRPATLPHDLRQITEGLVPELQSRGLFHTSYDTTTLREALGLARPANRYSTLATT, via the coding sequence GTGAGTGCCACCGTGTCCGGTAGCCGCACCAGACTCCACCTCGCCGTAGCCCTCGACGGGACGGGATGGCATCCCGCGTCGTGGCGTGAACCCGAGGCCCGTCCCACCGAGTTGCTGACGCCGGGGTACTGGACCGACCTCGTCGGCGAGGCCGAACGCGGCCTGCTCGACGCCGTCACGTTCGAGGACGGGTTGACGCTGCAGTTCGACAACCCGCTGCGCGCCGACGAGCGGACCGACCGCGTGCGGGGCCGCCTCGACGCCGTCCTCATCGCCGCGCGGGTCGCCCCCACCACCCGCCACATCGGTCTGATCCCGACGGTGATCGTCACGCACACCGAACCGTTCCACGCGTCCAAGGCCATCGCGACGCTCGACTACGTCAGCTCCGGCCGGGCCGGGGTCCGCGTCCAGGTCACGGCGAGTCAGGAGGCTGCCCGTCACTTCGGTCGCCGCAGCGTGCCCGACGACGCGGGTGAGCTGTTCACCGAGGCGGCCGACTACGTCGAGGTCACCCGTCGCCTCTGGGACAGCTGGGAGGACGACGCGGAGATCCGCGACGTGTCCACCGGGAGGTTCATCGACCGGAACAAGCTGCACTACGTGGACTTTCAGGGCGCCTACTTCTCGGTCAAGGGTCCCTCGATCACCCCGAGACCGCCGCAGGGCCAACCGATCGTCGCGGCGCTCGGCCACGGCGCCCCCGCCTACGGTCTGATCGCCTCGAGCACCGACGTGGGCTTCGTGACCCCGCACGGGGCGGCCGACACCACGGCCATCGTCGACGACATCGCGGCCCGCCGGGGCAGCGGGACACCGGTGCGGGTGCTCGCCGACCTGGTCGTGTTCCTCGGCGACACCGCCGAGGCGGCGCGAGCCCGACGGGAGCGGCTCGACGAGTGGCTCGGTCGCCAATACATCAGTGACGCAGAGGTATTCGTCGGAACGCCGACCGAGCTGGCCGACCTCGTCGAGGAATGGCACGCGGCCGGCGCGTACGGTTTCCGGCTGCGGCCCGCCACGCTGCCGCACGATCTGCGGCAGATCACCGAGGGCCTGGTGCCAGAACTGCAGTCGCGCGGCCTGTTCCACACCTCCTACGACACGACGACCCTGCGCGAGGCGTTGGGTCTAGCGCGCCCGGCCAATCGCTACTCGACCCTCGCAACCACCTAG
- a CDS encoding DUF2237 family protein, giving the protein MPDLNVLGGPLDACGNDPVTGFHRDGCCSTGPQDVGLHTICAVVTSEFLEHQRTIGNDLTTPMPHYRFPGLVPGDRWCVTAANWLRAQRDGHAAPVVLAASHERTLDVVPLEILRQHAVDVPDDLAGL; this is encoded by the coding sequence GTGCCCGATCTCAACGTGCTCGGCGGTCCCCTCGACGCGTGCGGCAACGATCCGGTCACCGGCTTCCATCGCGACGGTTGCTGCTCGACCGGACCGCAGGACGTCGGCCTGCACACCATCTGCGCGGTCGTGACGAGTGAGTTCCTCGAACACCAACGCACCATCGGCAACGACCTCACGACGCCCATGCCGCACTACCGGTTCCCCGGCCTCGTCCCCGGTGACCGCTGGTGCGTCACGGCGGCCAACTGGCTCCGCGCGCAGCGCGACGGGCACGCGGCGCCGGTCGTGCTGGCCGCCAGCCACGAGCGCACCCTGGACGTGGTGCCGCTGGAGATCCTGCGACAGCACGCCGTCGACGTGCCCGACGACCTCGCCGGGCTCTGA
- a CDS encoding purple acid phosphatase family protein: MDDSPEDAGTDRAVISRRTAIGAGLLSAAGGVAVGAAGVAALTARPIAPAADWPARSHGDAPPVSGLHLQFGGDAATEVVVSWHTSDAVRNPRVLYGTPLGGFGATSQADPVTYRDAKSGTEIRVNHARLTKLTPDTDYVYAAVHDGATPELGVFRTAPRGRSAFTFTSFGDQSTPSVSTPAGSNSFTNDHRGSPAAGDVTSGIERIAPLFNLVNGDLCYANLAADRIRAWSDWFDDTSRSARHRPWMPAAGNHENELGNGPVGFGAYQAYFALPDSKSDEELRGLWYAFTAGAVRVISLNNDDICYQDGGNSYVRGYSGGAQRRFLEAELAAAQRDSSIDWIVVCMHQTAISTADANGADLAIREEWLPLFDRYGVDLVVCGHEHHYERSHPLRGALPTDTRTPIPVDSGIDLVDTTKGTVHLVIGGGGTSIPTNGLLFADAHCKVLTGVGARDPETGQRRPVYVAEAAPWSAFRDRVNPYGFVAFSVDPGTGPGAQTTIDATYYAVTGLHGALEAVDRFRLTKPRRD; this comes from the coding sequence GTGGACGACAGCCCCGAGGACGCCGGCACCGACCGCGCGGTGATCAGCCGCAGGACCGCGATCGGTGCGGGTCTGCTGTCGGCGGCCGGCGGCGTCGCCGTGGGGGCAGCGGGCGTCGCCGCCCTGACCGCGAGACCCATCGCCCCCGCCGCCGACTGGCCCGCACGCAGCCACGGTGACGCACCGCCGGTGTCCGGTCTGCACCTGCAGTTCGGTGGCGACGCCGCCACCGAGGTCGTGGTGTCCTGGCATACGTCCGACGCCGTGCGCAATCCGCGCGTGCTCTACGGCACTCCTCTGGGCGGCTTCGGCGCGACGTCGCAGGCGGATCCGGTGACGTATCGGGACGCCAAGTCGGGCACCGAGATTCGGGTCAACCACGCACGGCTGACCAAGCTGACGCCCGACACCGACTACGTCTACGCCGCCGTGCACGACGGTGCGACACCCGAGCTGGGGGTCTTCCGGACCGCGCCCCGCGGCAGGAGCGCCTTCACCTTCACCAGCTTCGGCGACCAGTCCACGCCGAGCGTGTCGACGCCTGCCGGGTCGAATTCCTTCACCAATGACCATCGCGGTTCGCCGGCCGCAGGCGACGTGACGAGCGGCATCGAACGCATCGCGCCGCTGTTCAACCTCGTCAACGGCGACCTCTGCTACGCGAACCTCGCCGCCGATCGGATTCGGGCCTGGTCGGACTGGTTCGACGACACCAGTCGCTCCGCGCGCCACCGGCCGTGGATGCCCGCCGCAGGCAACCACGAGAACGAGCTCGGCAACGGCCCCGTCGGGTTCGGCGCCTATCAGGCCTACTTCGCCCTGCCGGACTCGAAGTCCGACGAGGAGTTGCGCGGACTCTGGTACGCCTTCACCGCGGGCGCGGTCAGGGTGATCAGCCTCAACAACGACGACATCTGCTACCAGGACGGCGGGAACTCCTACGTTCGGGGTTATTCCGGGGGAGCGCAGCGCCGCTTTCTGGAAGCCGAACTGGCTGCTGCGCAACGGGATTCATCCATCGACTGGATCGTGGTCTGCATGCACCAGACGGCAATCTCCACCGCCGACGCCAACGGCGCCGATCTGGCGATCCGCGAGGAGTGGCTGCCGCTGTTCGACCGGTACGGCGTCGATCTGGTGGTGTGCGGACACGAACACCACTACGAGCGGTCCCATCCGCTGCGGGGCGCCCTGCCCACCGACACCAGGACGCCGATCCCCGTCGACTCAGGGATCGACCTCGTCGACACCACCAAGGGCACCGTGCATCTGGTGATCGGTGGCGGGGGCACGTCGATTCCGACGAACGGTCTGCTCTTCGCCGACGCGCACTGCAAGGTCCTGACCGGGGTCGGCGCCCGAGACCCCGAGACCGGCCAGCGGCGGCCCGTCTACGTCGCCGAGGCCGCGCCGTGGTCGGCGTTCCGTGATCGCGTCAATCCCTATGGCTTCGTAGCGTTCTCGGTGGACCCCGGGACCGGACCGGGAGCGCAGACGACGATCGACGCGACCTACTACGCCGTCACCGGTCTGCACGGCGCGCTCGAGGCCGTCGACCGGTTCAGATTGACCAAGCCGCGGCGCGACTAG
- a CDS encoding MFS transporter, giving the protein MQVSAPPAAKADRYRWVVLTNTTAAVFMSALDGSIVIISLPAIFRGIHLDPLAPSNIGYLLWMIMGYRLVQSVLVVSLGRLGDMFGRVKIYNFGFTVFTIASILLSFDPFAGGRAALWLIGWRVLQAAGGSMLTANSAAILTDAFPAERRGFALGFNQVAALAGQFIGLVAGGLLAAWDWRAVFWVNVPVGIFGTIWAYRKLREPAGGRHPGRIDWWGNLTFAIGLSAILVAITMGLQPHGGHPTGWQNPVVLIILAAGVLLLVAFVVVESRVVEPMVALALFRNRAFAAGNAATLASSLAQGGLQFILIIWLQGIWLPLHGYDYDQTPLWAGIFLLPLTVGFLLSGPLAGTMSDRFGTRGIATSGMLLFGATFVGLLLLPIDFPYWAFALLIAVNGIGSGMFSAPNTSAIMSSVPSAQRGVASGMRATFQNSGTALSIGVFFSLMVAGLSARLPAAMSSGLIQQGVPAGVAHDVGALPPVATLFSAVLGVNPLEHLLAPSGMLAALPAANQQTLTGREFFPHLIAAPFEHGLAVVFVASAILAVLAAVASSLRGSTR; this is encoded by the coding sequence ATGCAGGTCTCCGCGCCGCCCGCCGCCAAGGCCGACCGCTACCGCTGGGTCGTCCTGACCAACACCACCGCCGCGGTGTTCATGTCGGCGCTCGACGGGTCGATCGTCATCATCTCGCTGCCCGCCATCTTCCGCGGCATCCACCTCGACCCGCTCGCGCCCTCGAACATCGGCTACCTGCTGTGGATGATCATGGGCTACCGGTTGGTGCAGTCCGTGCTCGTCGTCTCCCTGGGCCGCCTCGGTGACATGTTCGGCCGGGTCAAGATCTACAACTTCGGCTTCACCGTCTTCACGATCGCGTCGATCCTGCTCTCGTTCGACCCGTTCGCGGGCGGTCGCGCCGCGCTCTGGCTGATCGGCTGGCGGGTATTGCAGGCGGCGGGCGGGTCGATGCTGACCGCGAACTCGGCGGCCATCCTCACCGATGCCTTCCCGGCCGAGCGCCGGGGGTTCGCCCTCGGCTTCAACCAGGTGGCCGCGCTCGCCGGGCAGTTCATCGGCCTGGTGGCGGGCGGGTTGCTGGCGGCGTGGGACTGGCGGGCGGTGTTCTGGGTCAACGTGCCCGTGGGCATCTTCGGGACCATCTGGGCCTACCGCAAACTGCGCGAACCCGCGGGCGGCCGCCATCCCGGACGCATCGACTGGTGGGGCAACCTCACCTTCGCGATCGGTCTGAGCGCGATCCTCGTCGCCATCACCATGGGGTTGCAGCCGCACGGAGGGCATCCCACCGGGTGGCAGAACCCCGTCGTGCTGATCATCCTGGCCGCGGGCGTCCTGCTGCTGGTCGCGTTCGTGGTCGTCGAGTCCCGGGTCGTCGAGCCGATGGTGGCCCTGGCCCTGTTCAGGAACCGCGCGTTCGCCGCGGGCAATGCGGCCACGTTGGCGTCGTCGCTGGCGCAGGGCGGTCTGCAGTTCATCCTCATCATCTGGCTGCAGGGCATCTGGCTGCCGCTGCACGGCTACGACTACGACCAGACGCCACTGTGGGCGGGCATCTTCCTGTTGCCGCTGACGGTGGGCTTCCTGCTGTCCGGCCCGCTGGCGGGCACGATGTCGGACCGCTTCGGCACCCGCGGCATCGCCACCTCGGGGATGCTGCTGTTCGGGGCGACGTTCGTGGGGTTGCTCCTGCTGCCGATCGACTTTCCGTACTGGGCGTTCGCGCTCCTGATCGCCGTCAACGGCATCGGCAGCGGGATGTTCTCGGCGCCGAACACGTCGGCGATCATGAGCAGCGTCCCGTCCGCGCAGCGCGGCGTCGCCTCGGGGATGCGCGCGACGTTCCAGAACTCGGGCACCGCACTGTCGATCGGGGTGTTCTTCTCCCTGATGGTCGCGGGTCTGTCCGCCCGGCTGCCCGCGGCGATGTCGAGCGGCCTCATCCAGCAGGGCGTGCCCGCGGGCGTCGCGCACGACGTCGGTGCGCTGCCCCCGGTCGCCACGCTGTTCTCCGCGGTGCTCGGGGTCAACCCGCTGGAACACCTGCTGGCCCCGAGTGGCATGCTCGCGGCGCTGCCCGCGGCGAACCAGCAGACCCTCACCGGACGCGAATTCTTCCCGCATCTGATCGCCGCGCCGTTCGAGCACGGCCTCGCGGTGGTGTTCGTCGCCTCGGCGATCCTGGCGGTGCTGGCGGCCGTGGCGTCGTCGCTGCGAGGGTCGACGCGCTAG
- a CDS encoding MarR family winged helix-turn-helix transcriptional regulator — MSSHRTSTVDRDAVARALFVSMGLLRRRLRASGSPGELTFPEVAAVARLQRNGPATSAELARLEQISPQSMGATLAGLEERQLVRRSADPHDGRRVVMSVTERGARVMERRRDVRVEQIAAALDGFTDAELHCLLAATPLIQRLADGL, encoded by the coding sequence ATGAGTTCGCACCGGACGTCCACCGTCGATCGCGACGCGGTCGCGCGCGCTCTATTCGTCAGCATGGGCCTGCTGCGCCGACGGTTGCGCGCCTCGGGGTCCCCCGGCGAACTCACGTTCCCCGAAGTCGCCGCGGTCGCGCGGCTCCAGCGCAATGGTCCGGCCACCTCGGCCGAACTCGCCCGGCTCGAGCAGATCAGCCCGCAGTCCATGGGGGCCACGCTCGCCGGTCTCGAAGAGCGCCAGCTCGTCCGGCGCAGTGCCGATCCCCACGACGGTCGGCGCGTCGTCATGTCGGTCACCGAGCGCGGCGCGCGGGTGATGGAGCGGCGGCGCGACGTCCGGGTCGAGCAGATCGCCGCGGCGCTCGACGGATTCACCGATGCCGAGCTCCACTGTCTCCTCGCCGCGACGCCGCTCATCCAGCGGCTGGCCGACGGGCTGTAG
- a CDS encoding type II toxin-antitoxin system VapC family toxin, with protein MIVVDASTAISALLNDGPARRTLAAESLHAPHLIDCEVAHALRRQVQAGRITAADGHRALLTWQRLGVMRYPVHGLLGRIWDLRDSLTAYDASYVAVAESLDCTLVTADRRLSRAAGLRCPVSVVPG; from the coding sequence GTGATCGTGGTCGACGCCTCGACCGCCATCTCCGCGCTGCTCAACGACGGGCCTGCCCGCAGGACTCTGGCCGCCGAGTCGCTCCACGCACCCCATCTGATCGACTGCGAGGTCGCGCACGCGCTGAGAAGACAGGTGCAGGCCGGTCGGATCACCGCAGCCGACGGTCACCGCGCACTCCTGACGTGGCAGCGTCTCGGCGTCATGCGCTACCCGGTTCACGGCCTGCTGGGGAGGATCTGGGACCTGCGCGACAGCCTCACCGCCTACGACGCGAGTTACGTGGCGGTCGCCGAGAGCCTCGATTGCACGCTCGTCACCGCGGACCGTCGCCTGAGTCGCGCTGCCGGGCTGCGATGTCCGGTCAGCGTCGTTCCCGGCTAG
- a CDS encoding antitoxin: MRTLYLRNVPDDVVSRLELLAARERMSVAALAVRELEQASRRVDAPELLGALPDLGVGTELLVEDLEAGRRER, translated from the coding sequence ATGAGGACCCTCTACCTGCGCAACGTGCCCGACGACGTGGTCTCCCGGTTGGAACTCCTGGCCGCACGCGAACGCATGTCGGTAGCCGCACTCGCGGTGCGCGAGCTGGAGCAGGCGTCGCGTCGCGTCGATGCCCCCGAACTGTTGGGCGCGCTACCGGATCTGGGCGTGGGCACCGAACTCCTCGTCGAGGACCTCGAGGCCGGGCGACGCGAACGGTGA